DNA from Helicobacter pylori:
AGAAGTTTCAAGTTTATCGTTTTCTTCATTCATGTCTTAACGCCTTTTTATTTATCTCTGACAAGAGGGAGCTTTTTAATCACACGCTCCAATTCACCATAGTTTTTGATATTGTAATTTTTTGTCAATGGATTTTTCCCATAGCCTTTATTGATCACTGTTACAAGGGCTTTGTCTTTAATGAGCTTAAACTTCTCTGCAATTTCATTAACTCTATACCATCTCAATCCTGAATTAGTCATGTTAGGATCAATGGCGGCATCAGTCATGCTCAATTTCCCATCAGGTTGAACCACAAAAATAGCAGGTTGGAGAGTGATGTTTTTGAAACCAAAATAAGTGAATGTGCCATCATCAAAAATTTCAGAGGGCATAATATGTTTAGAGCGTTTTTCAGGCGCTTGGTAGTAATTGTAGTTTCTAGGCACAGGATTTCTTTTTAACGCATTATGCACATATTGGGTCTCTAGCGCCTTTGCTTGATCTAGTATAATTTTTTGTTTTTCTTCTCTTATTTTTTCTTTGTTGATAATCTGTTCATTGCTCGCCATCATTACTCTATTGATGTAGGCTGTGGTGTTGAGATTTTCTTGCTTGATCAATTCTCTCTGCCTCTTTGCTTCTTCTCTCTTTTTTAATTCCTCTTCAATAACGCTAGAGACTTCGTGTCTTTGTGGGTATTCTAATTTGACCGTTAGATACGCTGAAGCAAAATTGTCTTTTTGAGCTATTCTCAAAATGAATTGATACAAGGCTTTATTGGTCCGCACAACAAGATTAGTCCTCCAAGCGCTATCGCTAGGAGATAATTCTATGGAGTTATCCTCGGGGCTTTTTTGAGATTTATCTGTCTTAATACTGATTTTATCCTTGGCTCTTTGCCTAACTGCCTCTTCAGCTTGTTTCTTGTTGAGTTCTTCAATTTGTTTGAGCGCGTTAGCTTGAGCCTGCTCTTGCATGTCCTCTAGTCGTTCCATTTGGTCTAATTCATTTTCTCTCTGTTGCTTGATCAATTCGCTAAGATTTTTGTTATTGCTCAAATTTTGTGGGTTACTCATAGCGTTAGTGAGATTTTCTAAATTGGCTCTATTTTTTGCACGCTCCTCCTTTCTTTTTTCTCTTTTATCTTTTTGCGCTTTTTGCGCCTGTTCTTTAGCTTCTTTTTCTTTTTCTAGAGCTTTTTTTTGTTCTTCTAATTCTTTAGGGTCAGGCGCATCTACGATAAGTTTTTTTGTTTTTAAAAATTCTTGGTAATCTCTTGTCATTAGGGCAAAATTCACTGCTTCTTTTTCAAACATGAGATTACTTTTTACCGATTTAGGTTGAATGAATATATGATTAGAATTAGGCACAATATTCCAACCTTTATTGAAACCTGTTGTGATGTAAGAAATAGTTTCATCTTTTTCAAGTTGGATCACAGTAACATTGTCTAATGAAGTCCAAATCGTGATGGGTTTTTCATCTCCCAAATAAGTAATCTTCTTATTCACCACTTTCACCCTGCCACGATTAAAATTTTTAATGTCAGGTGCTGCTTCTATTACGCTAGATAAAAATAAATAACCAAGACAGAAACAGTTAACAATTTTTTTAAAAAATGCCTGCTCCATCAACAATTCCTCTTAAAAAATATTTGTAATTGTAACACAAGAATAAAGTGGCTTATCCTTTAAACATAGATCCACCAACTCTTCCTACCATTAAGGCATCTCTTTCTCTATCCATCCTGCTGCCATCCATAGAGACAGAGCTGAAAATGGTATTAACGATCGCATTGACACTCTCAATAATCGTCTCTATGAAACCTTTTAAAATAAATAGAGTGATCAAACTCGCAATAGTTGAATCGATACCCAGTCCCCCTTGATTGATGTTTTGTATAGCAACAGAGGGCGTTATGGTCAAATTGAATGCCAATAATGCCAAAACACCAAAGAGCAAAATAGGAATAGCTAGAACCAAGATAAATAAATTATTAATAAACCATATCAATATGTTTTTCATGGAATCTTTGAACCAATCTAGCACGATCAAACATACCGCAATAGGGAACACAATACCGCTAAAAGCCCCAGCTATCAAAGGTTTCACAACCACAGTGCTTATTCTCATAATGATAGTTACTTGCATAAAAATGGCGAATAAAGAAATACCTGCCACTTGCAAGCCTTGTAACAAACTAGGAGCGTTGTTACCAACATTAGAAAAAACAGCTCTTACCGCAGGTAAAATTGAATTAACAGTGTAATTCAGCACTAAATCTAAAGCCCAAAAAAGAACTTGATTCAGCCCAAAAGCACCTGCTAAACCAAAATAAATGGAATAAGAGATTTTATAAAGATAACCAAAACCTGCATAGGCGATAAAAGAGACCATCGCCATTTTGAATAATGTCCCCCCAATAAATCGCATGTATTCAAAACCTATGTTAATCTGAATACCATTTGAAATATCCCTCAATTTCATAAAAGAAATGAAAACAAAAATCCCAAAAACAATATAAATTAGGTAAGAAACAAAATCAAGATATGACCCTTGCCCTATGATAATATCAGGCAGATTGACTACACCATATGCAGGAAGAACAGCAGCGTCCGCTCCTTTGACAACAGATTCTAGTGCGGCAAAAGCAAGCATGGCTGTAGTGTTGTTTTGCAGTTTATTTGCAGTGAATTCTTTGCCAATCAGCCAAATTAAACCATCAGCTGTAATATTCGTAGAAGCTTGAGCGGTTATTGAGCTAATTATTTGTAAAAGAACATTGCCTTTCACATTGTCCTCAACACCGCCTTTGGTGAAATTCTGAATCTTGTTGCTCAAATTGTCTAGCATGCTATCCATGGATATGTCTATGTTTTTATTTATCAATGCGTTCCAACCAAAATTACAGCCACTTGATGGCGTTAGAGCAAAGCCTTGTATAGCTGTAGCAACACTTGCCCACGCCGATCCCCATAAAGGACCTAAAGTGTTCAAATATTTCACCAGATTGCTAGCGGCTAAACTTGTGGCTAATGGTGTGCTAAGCGCTTCGATCACACCCTGCCCTGAACTCTTTCCGCTCCCTGATTGACCAATAGATGTATAGCCTGTTAAAATATCTGCAAAACTTTTGTTGGTTAAAACATAACTCGGTATCAGCATGCAATAAACTGTTTGGTAAATTTTGAGATTTGAAACAATGGGCAAATCAATAGCTTTCAACCAATTAGGAACAATGAGAAAAAAACTCATGATCGTTATTAAAAAAGTCCTTTTAAGATTAAACATGCTCTTATTTCTCTAATGTCTTATTTTTCGCTTCCACTTCTTTAATCTTTCTCAAAATTTCGCTTACTGTCTGCTCGTTTTGTAAATCCGTGATTTGAATGTCAAACACTTTGAAGCCAAAAGGATTGATGATAAGATTTTCTTGAGAAGAGTTACCTCTAGCAAAATCATAATAAATAGTTACTTGTTTTTTAGTAATATATTCATAATTTTCCATCGTATCAGGTGTGATTTTGATGGTAATGAAAAATGTTAATCTCGTTAAGGGACTATTTTTGACTTTTTCTCTTTGTATGTTAGAGCTAATGATAGCTTCTGCTCGGACTTTATCTACGAATTGTCTGATATTTTCATTGAACATTCTCATTGCTTGGGTTTGGAAACTCACATCGCAATATTGCATCAGTTGATCCTTGCGATCCCTCAAAGAATTTTTACTATAACCAAACAGCAATGAGACAAATTTTGAAGTTGCGCTATCCACAACAGCTTCAGAATTGACAATTTGCCTGGCATCGGAGCGTTTGACAATTTTAAATTCTCCTGTGTATCGATCAATGCCATAAACAAATATATCCGTTTTCTTCAAAGGCATCATCATCACAATACTCGTTACAGCGGCGACATTGAGTGCCATAGAGAGATAAAAAGCCCTTTTGAAAGTCCTATTGGCCTTATTGAGTTT
Protein-coding regions in this window:
- the cagV gene encoding cag pathogenicity island type IV secretion system protein CagV, yielding MLGKKNEEVLIDENLVGGVIALDRLAKLNKANRTFKRAFYLSMALNVAAVTSIVMMMPLKKTDIFVYGIDRYTGEFKIVKRSDARQIVNSEAVVDSATSKFVSLLFGYSKNSLRDRKDQLMQYCDVSFQTQAMRMFNENIRQFVDKVRAEAIISSNIQREKVKNSPLTRLTFFITIKITPDTMENYEYITKKQVTIYYDFARGNSSQENLIINPFGFKVFDIQITDLQNEQTVSEILRKIKEVEAKNKTLEK
- the cagX gene encoding type IV secretion system apparatus protein CagX — translated: MEQAFFKKIVNCFCLGYLFLSSVIEAAPDIKNFNRGRVKVVNKKITYLGDEKPITIWTSLDNVTVIQLEKDETISYITTGFNKGWNIVPNSNHIFIQPKSVKSNLMFEKEAVNFALMTRDYQEFLKTKKLIVDAPDPKELEEQKKALEKEKEAKEQAQKAQKDKREKRKEERAKNRANLENLTNAMSNPQNLSNNKNLSELIKQQRENELDQMERLEDMQEQAQANALKQIEELNKKQAEEAVRQRAKDKISIKTDKSQKSPEDNSIELSPSDSAWRTNLVVRTNKALYQFILRIAQKDNFASAYLTVKLEYPQRHEVSSVIEEELKKREEAKRQRELIKQENLNTTAYINRVMMASNEQIINKEKIREEKQKIILDQAKALETQYVHNALKRNPVPRNYNYYQAPEKRSKHIMPSEIFDDGTFTYFGFKNITLQPAIFVVQPDGKLSMTDAAIDPNMTNSGLRWYRVNEIAEKFKLIKDKALVTVINKGYGKNPLTKNYNIKNYGELERVIKKLPLVRDK
- the cagW gene encoding cag pathogenicity island VirB6 family T4SS protein CagW, which encodes MFNLKRTFLITIMSFFLIVPNWLKAIDLPIVSNLKIYQTVYCMLIPSYVLTNKSFADILTGYTSIGQSGSGKSSGQGVIEALSTPLATSLAASNLVKYLNTLGPLWGSAWASVATAIQGFALTPSSGCNFGWNALINKNIDISMDSMLDNLSNKIQNFTKGGVEDNVKGNVLLQIISSITAQASTNITADGLIWLIGKEFTANKLQNNTTAMLAFAALESVVKGADAAVLPAYGVVNLPDIIIGQGSYLDFVSYLIYIVFGIFVFISFMKLRDISNGIQINIGFEYMRFIGGTLFKMAMVSFIAYAGFGYLYKISYSIYFGLAGAFGLNQVLFWALDLVLNYTVNSILPAVRAVFSNVGNNAPSLLQGLQVAGISLFAIFMQVTIIMRISTVVVKPLIAGAFSGIVFPIAVCLIVLDWFKDSMKNILIWFINNLFILVLAIPILLFGVLALLAFNLTITPSVAIQNINQGGLGIDSTIASLITLFILKGFIETIIESVNAIVNTIFSSVSMDGSRMDRERDALMVGRVGGSMFKG